The Streptomyces sp. NBC_01363 region AGCCCGAGCCGTTGTCGTTGATGCCGGGGCCGGCCGAGACGCCGTCCAGGTGGGCGCCGAACATGATCGTCTGGTCGGTCGGGCCGCCCGGCCAGTCGGCGATGAGGTTGTTGCCCTGGTAGGTGCAGCTGGTGCAGGTCTGCTCGCTGACGGTGTAGCCGGCGGCCTGCAGCTTGCTCTTCACATAGCCGACGGAGGCCGTGTAACCGGCGCTGCCGGCCCGGCGGTTGCCGCCGTTCTGGGTGGCGATGGTGTTCAGCTGGGTGAGGTGCGCCTGCACGTTGGCGATGCTGATGTCCGGTGCGCCGCCGCCGGGGTTGTCGCCGCCGTTGTCGACGGTCAGGGTGTACTGCGCGGTGTGGCTCTGGGTGCCGTCACCCTTCACCGTGAAGGTGTACGCGCCGGGCGCGGCGTTCGAGGACGCCGACACGGTCATCGTCGAGGAGGCTCCGGCCTGCACCGACGACGGGCTGAAGGTCGCGGTGACACCGCTGGGCAGACCGCTCGCCGTGAGGCCGACCGCCTGCGCGCTCCCGGAGGTGACCGAGGTCCGCACCGTGGCCGTCACCGAACTGCCCGGCTTCACGGAGCCCGACGCCGGGTCCAGGGACATCGTGAAGTCGTTGTTGCCGCTGGGCGTACAGGCGGGGTCGCCGCTCTGCGCGGGAACGCTGATGGCGTCCCAGGCGGCCTTGGTCCGGTCGAAGAGCACACAGCCCGGGTCGAGGTTCTTCGCGGCGGTCAGCGTGGCCGTGCGGTAGCGCTTGTAGGTCATCCCGCTCGTCTTCAGCAGCATGCCGCCGTAGAAGACCTTGCCCGCGCTCTGGATGCCGACACCGGTGACCGAGGAGCTGTTGCAGGTGGGGCTGGACGGCTTGCCGCCGCCGGGGTTCGAGCCCTCGGCCAGCAGATAGAACCAGTGGTTGAGCGGACCGGCCGCGGCGTGCTCCTCGGTGTTGGGTATCGAGGAGCTGTAGCAGTTCGGGTCGCCGATCTGCCCCGGGTTGTACATGATCCGGATCGGCCCGTTGCCGACCAGGTTGATCTTCTCGCCGACGGTGTAGTCGGGGTCGTCGTACGGCGTCGGCTCATTGGTGTACGCCTCGGTCAGGGCGCCCATGATGTCGCCCGTGGCCTCACCGAGACCGGACTCGTTGTTGGCGCCGCCGGGCGTGTACTGGTCGATGCCGTGGCCGAACTCGTGGCCCACCACGTCGATCGCGCCGATCCACTGGTTGGCGTTGTTGTGGCCGATGGAGACCGAGGAGCCGTCCCAGTAGGCGTTGACGTCGTTCAGCCCGACCTCGACCGGCCAGCTGCCGCCGTTGCCGTTGTGTCCGTTGCGGCCGAGCCAGTCCTTGAGCATGTTCCACTCGTGCTGCGCCGCCCACATGACGTCGACGCAGCCGGTCTCCTTGCTGGAGGCGTTGCCGGTGCCCCAGGAGTCACTGGACTTGCTGAAGACACTGCCCGTGCCGTAGTCGGCGCAGCTCAGGCCGGGCCGGTTCGGGTCACGCAGCGAATAGCTGCTGCCGGACGCGGTGGTGTCGATGGCCAGCGGTGACGGGCCGTTCCACTGGCTGTTCCCGGTGCCCGCCTTGACGTCGTCGTAGCTGTCGAGCACCTTGCCGGTGCCCGCGTCGACGAAGACATGCAGCCGGCTGGGGGACTTGGCGGTGCGCCCGGTGAGTACCGTCTCCCAGGCCAGCCGGGAGGACTTGTCCGTGGCACGGACCACGAGCCGGTGCGATTCCACCCGCTGCACCGTGCGGAGCTTCTTGCGGGCGGTGGTCTCGGCCGCCCCGGCGGAAATGGTCGGTGTAGTCGGCACGTTGATCCGACGGGACACCGCGGACTGGGTGCCGCGGACCCGGCCCTCGGAGTCGGCCACCACGACGGCGTCCCCGCCGACGACCGGCAGCCCGCGGTAGGTGCGCTGGTACGCGACGGAGTACAGACCCTTGACCCAAGGGGTCACCATCTGTCTCTCGTACCGCTCTTCGGGCCCCTTCGCCAGGGTGTCGAGACCACTGGCGGCGGCCCGGTCGGCCGCCGACACGGCGGCCGAGAGCGCGCTCGGGGCGGGCGGGGACGGTTCGGCGGATGCAGACTGCCCGCCGGTGACGACCAGCATTCCGGCGAGGACGGCCAGGGTCGTCCCGGCCGTCATCGGTCTGAGTTTCATCGAGGCTCCTTGATTCGGGGGGCCTCGATCACGGGCAGCCGCGTACCATGACGCACTTGCCCCGGCCGTGGCCGGCCGCCCGCGCCCCCCGGTGCCCGTGATCGAGCGACCGAACACTCACACGTCGTCATGGACTCGTCAACGAACTGCGGGGGGTGCCGGGGGACTTGGCAAGTTTGGTCAAGCCGCGGTGGTGGGATCGCACAACGTCGGTGGTGCGCGCGGTGGTCACTCCAGTCCGGAGATCGTGAACACCGTGCGCGCGTGCCTGCGGTCGATGCGGTCGGACAGCTGTCGCAGTGCCGTCACTCCGCATCGCAGCGTCCCGCGTTCCACGCAGCCGCGGGCGTCCTCGTCCAGTCGGTGCCACAGCGCCGGATTCGCGAGGAACACCTCCGGGTCGACCTCGACCCGGCAGTCGTCGGTGTCACGGAGCACCAGGCGCTGGGCCACGCCGTCCGACCAGCGCACCGACACGAGCCGGTCGGTGCGCACGGTCCGCTCGCGCAACAGGCCCCGGCAGGAGAGGCGGCCGACGCCCGCCCGGACCCGCGGTGGCACCAGGACCGCGCACAACAGGGCGGCCAGCCCGGTCCACAACAAGGCGCGCGGCCAGGTGAGACGACCGGCCGCCGCGTCGACGGTCAGCAGCAGCCCGAAGAGCGCCACGGAGCAGTGGATCGCGAAACGAAGGTCGGCGGCCCAGCCGTGGTCATGGGCGGTCATGCCGGAGGGGGGCGGTCGCAAGCCGTGAGGGCCGGGAGCGCTCCGGGTGATGTGGCGTCGCATGGCAGTGACGCTAAGCGCGACCGCCGGTCCCGACGGCGTCCGTTGACGAAGCGCTGACGTCGGGGCGGAGGGTCCTGACGGTTGCTTGACGCATGGGTCGCAGGCCGGGAACGGGGCTGTACGGAACAGGCGCCCGCCATTATCCTGCACACATGACAGAATCTGACGAGGAGACAGTTCTCGCAATCAACGTACCAGTGACGACGATTGATTGCAAGTCTGCCTGGTGGGTGGAGCTCCACCGCCCCGATGCAGCCGACTGCGGGATACGGACGGAAAGGCTCGGATCATGACCACGGAGACCCTTGCGGCAGCAGCGGCGGGCACCTGGCGGCTCGGCGACCTCACGGTCAACCGCATCGGATTCGGCGCCATGCGCCTGACGCAGAGGGGCGCGGCGTTCGACGACGACGCGGCCCCGAGCGACCGCGACCGGGCCATCGCCGTGCTGCGCCGCGCGGTGGAGCTCGGCGTCGACCACATCGACACGGCGGCCTTCTACTTCTCGTCGCTGCGCTCCGCGAACGAGCTGATCAACCGGGCACTGGGGCCCTACCCGGACGACCTGGTCATCACCACCAAGGTCGGGCCGGGCCGTGACCCCTCCGGTGGCTGGCTGCCCTGGGCCCGGCCCGAACAGCTGCGGGGGCAGGTCGAGGAGAATCTCCGTCAGCTCGGCCGTGACCACCTGGACGTGGTGAACCTGCGCACCTACGGGCCCGCCCCGATCGCCGAGCACTTCGGCGTGCTGGCCGAGCTGCGCGGGAAGGGGCTCATCCGCCACCTCGGTCTCTCCAACGTCCGGCCGGCACAGCTGGCCGAGGCGCGGGCGATCGCACCCGTCGTCTGCGTGCAGAACCGGTTCGCGGTCGACTCGTCCCTTCCCGGCTCGTCGGAGCTGCTCCGGATCTGCGGCGAAGAGGGAATCGCCTTCGTGCCCTTCTACTCCATCGCGGGGGAGGGGCGCGAGGCGGGGCCCGTCGGGTCGGAACGACCGGAGATCCTCGCGGTGGCCCGCGCCCACGGGGTCTCGTCCGTTCAGGTCCGGCTGGCGTGGACGCTGCATCAGGGCTCCCATGTGCTGGCCATCCCGGGCACGGGGAATCCGGCCCATCTGGAGGCCAACGTGGCCGCCGGTGCGCTGCGGCTCACGCCGGAGGAACTGACCCTGCTGCAACAGGGCCTGTCCGCCGCCGTAGCCCCGCAGGCGCGGTGACGGAGTCAGTCCTCCTCGTCACCCTCCTCGTCCTGTGCCGGCTGCTCCGGTGCGGACGAGGGGGCGTTCGACTGCGGCCCGGTGGTCGCGGTCGGGCCGGAGTCGGGGGTGCCGGGTGAGCCGGAGTCCGGGGAGAACAGGGTCATCCCCAGGTACACGGCCGCGATGAAGGCGACCGTGCCGGCGATGGCGCTCGCCACTCTGGGCCGGCGCCTGATCGCGTCCCGGGCGCCGGAACCCCGCCGGGCGGGTGCGGCCCGTTCCGCCGGGCGGCGTCTGCGGCCGCCGGACTGCGGCAGCCGATACGTCGCCATGCCGGCGCCCTGCTCGGCGGAGCCGGCCGTCGGGGCGCGGCCGTACGCGGGCGCGGCTGCCGGGGGGCGCGGAATGCCCGTCCCCGCGGGTGCGGAAACGTGCGGAGCGCCGGTCGCCGCGGGCGGGGCCGGGGCGTACATCGGCAGGGGCTCCGGCTGCCCACGCCAGGCATCGCCCTGGAACCACTCGGCGACCTGCTGGGCGCCGGGCCGGTCCTCGGGCTGCTTCGCGAGCAGCCCCAGCAGGTAGGAGTCGAAGGCCGGGGACAGGTCGACGCCCCGCTGCCTGAGCGGTACGGGCGGCGTATCGACATGTTGATAGAGCGTGGCGGTCGCCGTGTCCGAGCGGAACGGCGGATCTCCCAACAGGAGCTGGTAGATCACACAGCCGAGGGAGTACATGTCGGACGCCGCACCGGCCGTACGGCCCAGGGCACGCTCCGGGGCGAGATAGAGACTGGTGCCGACGATCTGTCCCGTCGTGGTCAGCGCGGCGGACGGGTCGTCGACGAACTGGGCGATGCCGAAGTCGCCGATCTTGACGGACCCCTCGGCGTCCAGCATCAGGTTCCCGGGCTTGATGTCACGGTGCACGATGCCCTGGCGATGGGCGGCGGCGAGACCCGCGGCCGCCTGGCCCGCGATCCGGGCGACCTGCTCGGCGCCGAGCCGCTCCTCGGCCGCGAGGAGATCGCCCAGACTCCGGCCCTCGACGAGCTCCATCACGAGGAAGAAGCGGTCCTCCCAGGCCCCGAAGTCGAACACGGCCACCAGATGAGGGTGACTCAGGCGGGCCGCGGTCTGTGCCTCCAGCCGGAACCGGGCGGTGGCCGACTCGTCCGCGTGGCCGCCCAGCAGCAGCTTCACGGCGACCGCTCTGCCGAGCACTTCGTCCGCGGCACGCCACACCTCGCCCATGCCGCCGCGGCCGATGGGGGAAATCAACCGGTACCGACCAGCTACCAGCACCTGTGCACCAATCTCGAATTGTGGGCCGCTTCTGCTGCCACGGCGGCGACCCGACCGGGATCGGGGCGAGGTGGGGGGCGCGCGGCAAGATCAGGATATCGGGCCGCCGGACCTCGTGGTCCCGTCGAGTGCCCCGCCGTCCTTGCCGGGCTCCGGCGGGCGGGGACGAACCGTGTGTTTTCCCGTCGGCCGCGCTCCTCTCACCAGGTGTCGACGAACGGACGGTGACCGCCGGGCGGGGCGGCCGCGGCGGTGCTCTCCGGTTCGCGGCCGTCCAGCGCGGAGAGGATCCAGGAACGCGAGTCCGCCGGGTCGATCACCGAGTCGATCTCCAGCGCCGCCTCGATCTCCGCTCGCGACGAACCCGACGCGACCGCCATGGCGACGCCGTCCAGGTGCAGCCGCTCCACGAACTTCCACATCTGGGGGAAGACTTCGGTCGACGTCCTGGCCAGTTCCAGATACAGGGCGTTCTGGCCCGCGACCAGTTCGCCGACGGGCGCCTCGATCCCGTACCTGTCCCGCAGGGCCGCCAGCGTCTCGTGGACGCCGATGCCGAAGAACCCGAGGTGCTCGGCCCAGGTGAAGCCGGGCACGCGGTGCTCCGCCAGCAGGCGGCGCGCCGCCTCGTAGTAGTTCGGCTCGCTGTCCACCAGCGTGGCGTCGAGATCGAAGACGACGGCCGGTTCGGGGAGGTGCGGAGAACTCATGGCGTCCAGCACGCCAAGCCGGTGATCACTTCCGCCCGCCCGCCGCTGTACGGCCCACCGATTCGACCAGCGGAAGCAGCCGGTGCGGCACCCGTTCCCGCAGCGCCACCTCGGTACGTGTCCTGACCACTCCGGGCAACTGGATCAGCCGCTGGATCACATCCTCCAGGTGTCCGTTGTCGCGGGCCACCACCCGTGCCAGCAGATCCCCGCCGCCTGTGGTCGAGAAGGCCTCGATGATCTCCGGCACCTCGGCGAGCGCCTCGCCGACCTCGTCGAGATGCCCCTGGGTGACCTCCAGATGAGCGAAGGCCAGCACCGGGTGGCCCAGCGCCGCGGGGGACAGGACCGGCCCGGTACCGGTGATCACACCGTCCCGCTCCAGCCGGTCGATCCGGGCCTGGAGGGTGCCCCGGGCGATGGAGAGGATGCGCGCGTACTCGCGGACGCTGGTACGCGGCTGCTCGATGAGCAGCCGGAGGATACGGGTGTCTAGGGCGTCCACCGCCATGGTCCGCTGGCCTCTTCCTGGTACGACGATCCGGGCTGCGACTGTACCAACGGCACAGCGGAGGCCCTGCCGGAGCGGTCCGGCCCGGAACTGACCGCGTGTCATACCCGTAGTCCTTGAGAGCTACGGAAAAGGTTCACACCCCGGTGGGACGCCGACTACAGGGCCCCGTCCATAGCTTCTGTACCGACGCACCGAAGCGCCGAAGCGCCGAAGCCACCAGGTACGGAAGGAACAACCCGTCATGCCGTCCCATCCGCGCAGGTCCCGCCTGCGCCGCGGCCTGCTCGCCGCGCTGGTGGCCGCCTCGGTGGCGGTGCCGGTCTCGGGCGCGGCGGGCCCCGCGGCCGTACCGGCGCCCGCTCCGGCCGTCCGGGGCCCGCTGCGTACGGCCGCGCCCGAGGCCCTCGCCGGGCGGTACGCCGCGACGCGGGCCGACATCGGCGCGGCCGAGCGGGCGGCGGCCCGTCACGGTGACCGCAGGCGCGCTGCCGCGCTGCACACCATGGCCGCCCCCGACCGCCGTTTCCTCGCCTTCGACGGCCGCGACGGCGGCCGCGGCGTCGAGGTCGTCGGCGATCTGTCACACGCGGAACGGATCGCCGTACTGGTCCCCGGCGCGGGCATCGACATCGACCACTACTGGCGCCTGCGCAACGGCTCGCTCGCGCTGCGCAAGGAACTGGGCGAGCGGTCGGCGGTGGTCGCCTGGCTCGGATACCGGACGCCGGCGACGGTGAGCCCCACCTCGCTCACTTCGGGGC contains the following coding sequences:
- a CDS encoding M28 family peptidase, which gives rise to MTAGTTLAVLAGMLVVTGGQSASAEPSPPAPSALSAAVSAADRAAASGLDTLAKGPEERYERQMVTPWVKGLYSVAYQRTYRGLPVVGGDAVVVADSEGRVRGTQSAVSRRINVPTTPTISAGAAETTARKKLRTVQRVESHRLVVRATDKSSRLAWETVLTGRTAKSPSRLHVFVDAGTGKVLDSYDDVKAGTGNSQWNGPSPLAIDTTASGSSYSLRDPNRPGLSCADYGTGSVFSKSSDSWGTGNASSKETGCVDVMWAAQHEWNMLKDWLGRNGHNGNGGSWPVEVGLNDVNAYWDGSSVSIGHNNANQWIGAIDVVGHEFGHGIDQYTPGGANNESGLGEATGDIMGALTEAYTNEPTPYDDPDYTVGEKINLVGNGPIRIMYNPGQIGDPNCYSSSIPNTEEHAAAGPLNHWFYLLAEGSNPGGGKPSSPTCNSSSVTGVGIQSAGKVFYGGMLLKTSGMTYKRYRTATLTAAKNLDPGCVLFDRTKAAWDAISVPAQSGDPACTPSGNNDFTMSLDPASGSVKPGSSVTATVRTSVTSGSAQAVGLTASGLPSGVTATFSPSSVQAGASSTMTVSASSNAAPGAYTFTVKGDGTQSHTAQYTLTVDNGGDNPGGGAPDISIANVQAHLTQLNTIATQNGGNRRAGSAGYTASVGYVKSKLQAAGYTVSEQTCTSCTYQGNNLIADWPGGPTDQTIMFGAHLDGVSAGPGINDNGSGSATLLENALALAQRNPTMTKHVRFAWWNGEEQGLQGSEHYVGQLSAAQRSAIKAYYNFDMVASTNAGYFINNVNSAASAPMKEYWDSLNLAPEENVEGQGRSDDYSFQQGGIPTSGYATGASDTKTSAQAAKWGGTAGRSYDSCYHSSCDTTANINATALDRSADGVAYTVWKTSVGTTAPADDFSLSVKPVTGNVQPGGSVTASVSTATTGGSAQTVKLTASGAPSGVTVSFAPASVQSGSSSTMTVSAGAQAAAGTYTITVTGTGTATHTTTYSLVVGGGSTCQARQVVVNGGFENGVAPWTQTDGVINNRTSEKPAHTGAYTAWFGGWGSTHSDTASQSLTIPAGCSTYKLSFYLRTDTDESAGDPTAYDTFTVKLGTKTLATYSNADAAGSYAQKTFDVGAFAGQTVTLGFTSSEDAYLQTSFVVDDVTLNAG
- a CDS encoding aldo/keto reductase codes for the protein MTTETLAAAAAGTWRLGDLTVNRIGFGAMRLTQRGAAFDDDAAPSDRDRAIAVLRRAVELGVDHIDTAAFYFSSLRSANELINRALGPYPDDLVITTKVGPGRDPSGGWLPWARPEQLRGQVEENLRQLGRDHLDVVNLRTYGPAPIAEHFGVLAELRGKGLIRHLGLSNVRPAQLAEARAIAPVVCVQNRFAVDSSLPGSSELLRICGEEGIAFVPFYSIAGEGREAGPVGSERPEILAVARAHGVSSVQVRLAWTLHQGSHVLAIPGTGNPAHLEANVAAGALRLTPEELTLLQQGLSAAVAPQAR
- a CDS encoding Lrp/AsnC family transcriptional regulator, which translates into the protein MAVDALDTRILRLLIEQPRTSVREYARILSIARGTLQARIDRLERDGVITGTGPVLSPAALGHPVLAFAHLEVTQGHLDEVGEALAEVPEIIEAFSTTGGGDLLARVVARDNGHLEDVIQRLIQLPGVVRTRTEVALRERVPHRLLPLVESVGRTAAGGRK
- a CDS encoding alpha/beta hydrolase yields the protein MPSHPRRSRLRRGLLAALVAASVAVPVSGAAGPAAVPAPAPAVRGPLRTAAPEALAGRYAATRADIGAAERAAARHGDRRRAAALHTMAAPDRRFLAFDGRDGGRGVEVVGDLSHAERIAVLVPGAGIDIDHYWRLRNGSLALRKELGERSAVVAWLGYRTPATVSPTSLTSGRAVEAAPELVRFIGELMRLKPAARTTVLCHSYGSVVCARAAHGLRVADIVLYGSPGTGYRNAAALHTPATVWAGRAGHDWIADVPHVELRLPFADIGFGADPVSPGFGAEIFAAGSGGHSDYLKTGSEPLRNIARIVAGAAGSARTPGGHHA
- a CDS encoding serine/threonine-protein kinase, whose product is MGEVWRAADEVLGRAVAVKLLLGGHADESATARFRLEAQTAARLSHPHLVAVFDFGAWEDRFFLVMELVEGRSLGDLLAAEERLGAEQVARIAGQAAAGLAAAHRQGIVHRDIKPGNLMLDAEGSVKIGDFGIAQFVDDPSAALTTTGQIVGTSLYLAPERALGRTAGAASDMYSLGCVIYQLLLGDPPFRSDTATATLYQHVDTPPVPLRQRGVDLSPAFDSYLLGLLAKQPEDRPGAQQVAEWFQGDAWRGQPEPLPMYAPAPPAATGAPHVSAPAGTGIPRPPAAAPAYGRAPTAGSAEQGAGMATYRLPQSGGRRRRPAERAAPARRGSGARDAIRRRPRVASAIAGTVAFIAAVYLGMTLFSPDSGSPGTPDSGPTATTGPQSNAPSSAPEQPAQDEEGDEED